The Streptomyces europaeiscabiei genome window below encodes:
- a CDS encoding dienelactone hydrolase family protein: protein MGTGDPRDSRDSRDPVGRRAFVVGAGVGAFFAGAGAGTAAAAGAEPPRVAASAASASAALHGALPDFHPLLKDELRFPLAWGTSPIRDFRTWRRAARAKVEEHLFVARDDTPYAPEFGRQRTEGDGFTRELVTFSLTRYGRVRGALLTPHGTGPFPAVLLLHDHGARFDIGKEKLVRPWYDDTRLPSAQAWADRYFSGRFVGDELARRGYVVLAVDALGWGDRGPVTYEEQQALAGNLYNLGSSLAGLMAREDVRAAAFLAGLDRVDRRRVAALGFSMGAFRAWQTAALSDHIAAAASVCWMTGLKEVMVPGNNILRGQSSYYMLHPGLARHLDFPDVASIGAPKPMLFLNGGLDPLFPADGVRVAHDKLRAVWRSRRAEERLRLMTWPDLGHVFTAPLQDEAFDWLDTVL from the coding sequence ATGGGCACCGGTGATCCGAGGGACAGCCGGGACAGCCGTGACCCCGTGGGGCGCCGTGCCTTCGTCGTGGGCGCGGGGGTGGGGGCCTTCTTCGCGGGGGCGGGGGCGGGAACGGCAGCGGCGGCCGGGGCGGAGCCCCCGCGAGTCGCCGCGAGTGCCGCCTCCGCGTCGGCCGCCCTGCACGGTGCCCTCCCCGACTTCCACCCTCTCCTCAAGGACGAGCTCCGCTTCCCGCTCGCCTGGGGCACCTCGCCCATCCGGGACTTCCGCACCTGGCGGCGGGCGGCACGGGCGAAGGTCGAGGAGCACCTGTTCGTCGCCCGGGACGACACCCCGTACGCCCCCGAGTTCGGTCGACAGCGCACCGAAGGTGACGGTTTCACACGCGAGCTGGTCACCTTCTCCCTCACCCGGTACGGCCGGGTGCGGGGCGCCCTGCTCACCCCGCACGGCACCGGACCGTTCCCGGCCGTCCTCCTCCTGCACGACCACGGCGCCAGGTTCGACATAGGGAAGGAGAAGCTGGTCCGGCCCTGGTACGACGACACCCGTCTGCCCTCCGCCCAGGCCTGGGCGGACCGGTACTTCAGCGGGCGGTTCGTCGGCGACGAACTGGCCCGGCGCGGATACGTGGTCCTCGCCGTGGACGCACTCGGCTGGGGCGACCGGGGCCCGGTCACCTACGAGGAACAGCAGGCCCTCGCCGGCAACCTCTACAACCTGGGCTCGTCGCTCGCCGGGCTCATGGCCAGGGAGGACGTGCGCGCGGCGGCCTTCCTGGCCGGCCTCGACCGCGTGGACCGGCGCCGGGTGGCGGCCCTCGGCTTCTCGATGGGCGCGTTCCGGGCCTGGCAGACGGCCGCGCTCAGCGACCACATCGCGGCCGCCGCGAGCGTGTGCTGGATGACCGGGCTCAAGGAGGTCATGGTCCCCGGCAACAACATCCTGCGCGGCCAGTCCTCCTACTACATGCTCCACCCCGGGCTCGCCCGGCACCTCGACTTCCCCGACGTGGCGAGCATCGGCGCCCCCAAGCCGATGCTGTTCCTGAACGGCGGACTCGATCCGCTGTTCCCCGCCGACGGCGTTCGCGTGGCCCACGACAAGCTGCGCGCCGTCTGGCGTTCCCGCCGCGCCGAGGAGCGGTTGCGGCTGATGACCTGGCCGGACCTCGGCCATGTGTTCA
- a CDS encoding pectinesterase family protein gives MRRRTLLTGLAGGLVAAGTTPALADTRRRVLHVRRGGSVQAAVDAADGSGWTIVVHPGTYREVVDIPANKGELTLRGASRDPRAAVIVFDRANGTPRPEGGTYGTAGSATFTSAAPGLTVRDLTLANDWLRADHPDYTGTQAVAAYVTGDRSHFDNVRFLAHQDTLFADTTALDAFDRQYYRHCHIEGDVDFVFGRARAVFDSCHFRTLQRDVSFTPKGMVFAPATARANPYGFLALHGRITSGAEDAAYKIARPWVPSYETTAWPSLVVRDTWIGPGIDPVAPYTNMREAYPWQTMRFREYGNSGPGAVIPVPENRPQLTAAEAGAHTRRTYLGDWRPYGHR, from the coding sequence GTGCGCCGGCGCACACTGCTCACCGGGCTCGCCGGCGGCCTGGTGGCCGCCGGCACCACCCCCGCCCTCGCCGACACCCGCCGCCGCGTCCTGCACGTCCGGCGCGGCGGCTCCGTCCAGGCGGCCGTGGACGCGGCGGACGGCTCCGGGTGGACGATCGTCGTGCACCCGGGGACGTACCGCGAGGTCGTCGACATCCCCGCGAACAAGGGGGAGCTGACGCTACGGGGCGCCTCCCGCGACCCGCGTGCCGCCGTCATCGTCTTCGACCGCGCCAACGGCACCCCGAGGCCCGAGGGCGGCACGTACGGCACCGCGGGCTCCGCCACCTTCACCTCGGCGGCGCCCGGCCTGACCGTACGCGACCTGACCCTCGCCAACGACTGGCTGCGCGCGGACCATCCGGACTACACGGGGACCCAGGCGGTCGCCGCGTACGTCACCGGGGACCGCTCGCACTTCGACAACGTCCGGTTCCTCGCCCACCAGGACACCCTCTTCGCGGACACCACCGCGCTGGACGCCTTCGACCGGCAGTACTACCGGCACTGCCACATCGAGGGTGACGTCGACTTCGTGTTCGGGCGGGCCAGGGCCGTCTTCGACTCCTGCCACTTCCGCACCCTCCAGCGGGACGTGTCCTTCACCCCCAAGGGCATGGTCTTCGCCCCCGCCACCGCCCGCGCCAACCCCTACGGCTTCCTCGCCCTGCACGGCCGGATCACCTCCGGTGCCGAGGACGCCGCGTACAAGATCGCCCGACCCTGGGTGCCCTCGTACGAGACGACCGCCTGGCCCTCACTGGTCGTGCGGGACACCTGGATCGGCCCCGGGATCGACCCGGTCGCCCCGTACACCAACATGCGCGAGGCCTACCCCTGGCAGACCATGCGCTTTCGCGAGTACGGCAACTCCGGTCCGGGCGCGGTGATCCCGGTGCCGGAGAACCGGCCGCAGCTGACAGCGGCCGAAGCCGGGGCGCACACGCGGCGGACGTATCTGGGGGACTGGAGGCCCTATGGGCACCGGTGA
- a CDS encoding pectinesterase family protein, whose amino-acid sequence MAGSDQASGRRPLSGRTVGRTSLPDHTFARRSLLAASLGTALTLGVAPHARAARGRPVFGRYGSPSARLTEQTLYVDAAGTGDFTTVQAAVTAASGSGYTLVVAPGVYRETVAVSAARTEMTWIGASGNARDVVVVYDNAAGTPKPGGGTYGTTGSATTLVQAGGFTARDITFANDWLRADHPEITGTQAVAIKVQGDRSAFLRCRFLGHQDTLYADSMALGTFARQYFRDCYAEGDVDFVFGRATAVFERCHFHTLTRTDLGSAPYGFVFAPSTAGANPRGYLVAGGRITSEAPDAYYKLARPWVPSSDTTARPMLTVRETRLGAGIDAVAPYTNMSSGFPWQDQRFAEYRNTGPGAVVSVPQNRPQLTAADAASATREAYLGDWAPWKGC is encoded by the coding sequence ATGGCCGGTTCCGACCAGGCGTCCGGCAGACGGCCGCTCTCCGGCCGAACGGTTGGCAGGACGTCTCTCCCCGACCACACGTTCGCCAGGCGATCCCTCCTCGCCGCGAGCCTCGGTACCGCCCTCACTCTCGGCGTCGCGCCCCACGCCCGAGCCGCCCGCGGACGCCCGGTCTTCGGCCGGTACGGGTCCCCCTCGGCCCGGCTCACCGAGCAGACCCTCTACGTGGACGCCGCCGGAACCGGTGACTTCACCACCGTCCAGGCCGCGGTGACCGCCGCGAGCGGCAGCGGGTACACCCTGGTCGTCGCACCGGGCGTGTACCGGGAGACGGTCGCCGTCAGTGCCGCCCGTACGGAGATGACCTGGATCGGGGCCTCCGGGAACGCCCGGGACGTGGTGGTCGTGTACGACAACGCGGCCGGCACCCCGAAGCCCGGCGGCGGCACCTATGGCACGACCGGATCGGCGACCACTCTCGTACAGGCGGGCGGGTTCACCGCACGGGACATCACCTTCGCCAACGACTGGCTGCGCGCCGACCACCCCGAGATCACCGGTACCCAGGCCGTCGCCATCAAGGTGCAGGGCGACCGGTCGGCGTTCCTGCGGTGCCGGTTCCTAGGGCATCAGGACACGCTGTACGCCGACTCGATGGCCCTTGGCACCTTCGCCCGGCAGTACTTCCGCGACTGCTACGCCGAGGGGGACGTGGACTTCGTCTTCGGGCGGGCCACGGCCGTGTTCGAGCGCTGTCACTTCCACACGCTGACCAGGACCGACCTGGGTTCCGCCCCGTACGGGTTCGTGTTCGCGCCCTCCACCGCGGGCGCCAACCCGCGTGGCTATCTGGTCGCCGGCGGCCGGATCACCAGTGAGGCCCCGGACGCCTACTACAAGCTGGCCCGCCCCTGGGTGCCCAGCTCGGACACCACCGCCCGGCCCATGCTCACCGTGCGCGAGACCCGCCTCGGTGCCGGGATCGACGCGGTCGCGCCCTACACCAACATGTCGTCGGGCTTCCCCTGGCAGGACCAGCGGTTCGCCGAGTACCGGAACACCGGACCGGGCGCCGTCGTCTCCGTACCGCAGAACCGGCCCCAACTCACGGCCGCGGACGCCGCGTCGGCCACCCGCGAGGCGTACCTCGGCGACTGGGCCCCGTGGAAGGGGTGCTGA
- a CDS encoding pectate lyase family protein: MRSRIWHAHAITAVVGSTALVLGVTGTGVAQSQGRDLGRQVLGAGDGWGSAEGGTTGGSAADAEHVYTVTTWAEFKAALRAGGDAPKIIKVKGMIDAVSEGCEAFVAGGYDLQQYLKDYDPAVYGNDKVAMGPQEDARVASAANQDSVIKAAVPSNTTIVGVGKNSGILGGSLQIKGVSNVIMRNLTIEAPLDCFPKWDPTDDNNTGNWNSEYDAVVVYGTDHVWIDHNTLTDGRYPDSERPSYFGKVFQQHDGLTDIVRGSNYVTVSWNRFQNHDKNMLIGNGDGLATTDADKLKVTMHHNRFDGILQRSPRVRFGQVDVYNNHYVVAEEQKDDYYIFGVGIRSQLHASDNAITLPAGASVGKALKKWNESPLTARNNYVNGKLTDLIAVHNAEVPSEILQSGAGWTPTLRTKVDSPRAVPGIVANRAGAGKVC, encoded by the coding sequence ATGCGTTCTCGTATCTGGCATGCCCATGCCATCACTGCCGTGGTCGGCTCCACCGCGCTCGTGCTCGGCGTCACCGGGACCGGCGTCGCCCAGTCCCAGGGGCGAGACCTCGGTCGGCAGGTTCTCGGCGCGGGTGACGGCTGGGGGTCTGCGGAGGGTGGTACGACCGGCGGCTCGGCGGCCGACGCCGAGCATGTGTACACGGTCACCACCTGGGCGGAGTTCAAGGCCGCGCTGAGAGCCGGCGGTGACGCGCCGAAGATCATCAAGGTCAAGGGCATGATCGACGCCGTCTCCGAGGGGTGCGAGGCCTTCGTCGCCGGCGGCTACGACCTCCAGCAGTACCTCAAGGACTACGACCCGGCCGTCTACGGCAACGACAAGGTCGCCATGGGCCCCCAGGAGGACGCGCGGGTCGCCTCCGCCGCCAACCAGGACAGCGTCATCAAGGCCGCCGTCCCCAGCAACACCACCATCGTCGGCGTCGGCAAGAACTCAGGCATCCTCGGCGGCAGCCTCCAGATCAAGGGCGTCTCGAACGTCATCATGCGCAACCTCACCATCGAGGCCCCGCTCGACTGCTTCCCGAAGTGGGACCCGACCGACGACAACAACACCGGCAACTGGAACTCCGAGTACGACGCCGTGGTCGTCTACGGCACGGATCACGTGTGGATCGACCACAACACACTCACCGACGGCCGCTACCCCGACAGCGAGCGGCCGAGCTACTTCGGCAAGGTCTTCCAGCAGCACGACGGGCTGACGGACATCGTGCGCGGCTCCAACTACGTGACCGTCTCCTGGAACCGCTTCCAGAACCACGACAAGAACATGCTGATCGGTAACGGCGACGGCCTCGCCACCACCGACGCCGACAAGCTCAAGGTCACCATGCACCACAACCGCTTCGACGGGATCCTCCAGCGTTCCCCGCGCGTGCGGTTCGGACAGGTCGACGTCTACAACAACCACTACGTGGTGGCCGAGGAGCAGAAGGACGACTACTACATCTTCGGCGTCGGTATCCGCTCGCAGCTCCACGCGAGCGACAACGCGATCACGCTGCCGGCGGGCGCGAGCGTCGGCAAGGCCCTGAAGAAATGGAACGAGTCGCCGCTCACGGCCCGGAACAACTACGTCAACGGCAAGCTGACGGACCTCATCGCCGTCCACAACGCCGAGGTCCCCTCGGAGATCCTGCAGTCCGGCGCCGGGTGGACACCCACCCTGCGGACCAAGGTCGACTCACCGCGCGCCGTGCCGGGCATCGTCGCGAACCGCGCGGGTGCCGGGAAGGTCTGCTGA
- a CDS encoding rhamnogalacturonan acetylesterase gives MSLTRRQVTTAALAAVPLTVAATGPASAAVSRGAGRRERTVFIAGDSTAAQKYADAAPETGWGMALPFFLRSGLKVSNHAVNGRSSKSFIDEGRLDAILDAIRPGDLLVIQFGHNDSKVADPTRYTEPWTTYQDHLRQYIDGARARGARPVLATSVERRKFDAAGNAVPTHGDYPAAAIALAAAEGVALLDIQALSIALWQKLGVEETKKYFNWTATEQDNTHFNPPGAIAVARLVVGELLRRRVLAPREVRRLGEEIPDSWITWPEA, from the coding sequence GTGTCACTCACCCGTAGACAGGTCACCACCGCGGCGCTCGCCGCTGTTCCGCTCACCGTCGCCGCCACGGGGCCCGCGTCCGCGGCGGTCTCGCGCGGCGCGGGGCGTCGTGAGCGCACGGTCTTCATCGCCGGTGACTCCACCGCCGCGCAGAAGTACGCCGACGCCGCCCCCGAGACGGGGTGGGGCATGGCGCTCCCGTTCTTCCTCCGGTCGGGGCTGAAGGTCTCCAACCACGCGGTGAACGGCCGCAGTTCGAAGAGCTTCATCGACGAGGGGCGCCTCGACGCCATCCTCGACGCCATTCGGCCCGGCGACCTCCTGGTCATCCAGTTCGGGCACAACGACTCCAAGGTCGCCGATCCCACGCGGTACACCGAGCCGTGGACGACGTACCAGGACCATCTGCGCCAGTACATCGACGGCGCGCGGGCCCGAGGGGCCCGGCCGGTTCTCGCGACCTCCGTCGAGCGCAGGAAGTTCGACGCGGCGGGCAACGCCGTACCGACCCATGGCGACTATCCGGCAGCGGCGATCGCTCTCGCCGCGGCGGAGGGGGTCGCGCTCCTCGACATCCAGGCGCTGTCCATCGCGCTGTGGCAGAAGCTCGGCGTCGAGGAGACCAAGAAGTACTTCAACTGGACCGCGACCGAGCAGGACAACACGCACTTCAACCCGCCGGGGGCGATCGCCGTGGCGCGGCTCGTCGTGGGTGAGCTGCTGCGGCGGCGCGTTCTCGCACCGCGGGAGGTCCGCCGTCTGGGCGAGGAGATCCCCGACTCCTGGATCACCTGGCCCGAGGCGTAG
- a CDS encoding ABC transporter substrate-binding protein: MKISNRRSRRAAAAVALGSVLALTATACGDDGSGAGGDKGSDGSGKGKIVFWDNNGGVRTDIWKEVIADFEKANADIDVEYVGIASTEYQSKVDTALQGGGLPDVGGVGAAMAAGFAAQGALEPLDDRLSKSSLSGKLNEAMVESLKSAGGGDALYSIPTSANNGVLYYRTDLFKAAGLAEPTDWDKFYAAAEKLTDKDKNKFGYTIRGGAGSIAQALDAMYGQSGITSFWDSSGEKTTVNDPKNVKALEKYVGLYKKVTPAADLNNDFTKMVAQWDSGTIGMLNHNLGSYQDHVKAFGVDKFRGIPQPTGPDGKRVQVSNPVDGLGLFKSSKNKDAAWKFIEFALSHEENSKFNKSAGQVPANNDAAKDSWISEAEPTKLAAAALTDGSTTIVQLPYYLPDWNTISKTDNEPAFQKVMDGQTGAKDFLDSLADQLNKAQAEWNEQKG, translated from the coding sequence ATGAAGATCAGCAATCGCAGAAGCAGGCGCGCCGCCGCGGCCGTCGCCCTGGGATCCGTACTCGCGCTGACCGCCACCGCCTGCGGTGACGACGGCAGTGGCGCGGGCGGCGACAAGGGCTCCGACGGCAGCGGCAAGGGCAAGATCGTCTTCTGGGACAACAACGGCGGTGTCCGCACCGACATCTGGAAGGAGGTCATCGCCGACTTCGAGAAGGCCAACGCGGACATCGACGTCGAATACGTCGGGATCGCCTCCACCGAGTACCAGTCCAAGGTCGACACCGCCCTCCAGGGCGGTGGTCTCCCGGACGTCGGCGGTGTCGGCGCGGCCATGGCCGCCGGGTTCGCCGCGCAGGGCGCGCTGGAGCCCCTGGACGACCGGCTCTCCAAGTCCTCCCTCAGCGGCAAGCTCAACGAGGCGATGGTCGAGTCGCTGAAGTCCGCCGGCGGCGGTGACGCCCTCTACTCGATCCCGACCTCCGCCAACAACGGTGTCCTCTACTACCGCACCGACCTGTTCAAGGCGGCGGGCCTGGCGGAGCCGACCGACTGGGACAAGTTCTACGCGGCCGCCGAGAAGCTCACCGACAAGGACAAGAACAAGTTCGGCTACACCATCCGCGGTGGCGCCGGCTCCATCGCCCAGGCGCTGGACGCGATGTACGGACAGTCCGGGATCACCTCGTTCTGGGACTCCAGCGGTGAGAAGACCACGGTCAACGACCCGAAGAACGTCAAGGCCCTGGAGAAGTACGTCGGCCTCTACAAGAAGGTCACGCCCGCCGCCGACCTCAACAACGACTTCACCAAGATGGTCGCCCAGTGGGACTCCGGCACCATCGGCATGCTCAACCACAACCTGGGCTCCTACCAGGACCACGTCAAGGCGTTCGGCGTCGACAAGTTCCGGGGCATCCCGCAGCCGACCGGGCCCGACGGCAAGCGGGTCCAGGTCTCCAACCCGGTCGACGGGCTGGGGCTGTTCAAGAGCTCGAAGAACAAGGACGCGGCCTGGAAGTTCATCGAGTTCGCCCTCTCGCACGAGGAGAACTCCAAGTTCAACAAGTCGGCGGGGCAGGTGCCGGCGAACAACGACGCCGCGAAGGACAGCTGGATCTCCGAGGCCGAACCGACGAAGCTGGCCGCCGCCGCGCTGACCGACGGGTCCACGACCATCGTGCAGCTGCCGTACTACCTGCCGGACTGGAACACGATCTCGAAGACCGACAACGAGCCGGCCTTCCAGAAGGTGATGGACGGGCAGACCGGCGCGAAGGACTTCCTGGACTCGCTGGCCGACCAGCTGAACAAGGCGCAGGCGGAGTGGAACGAGCAGAAGGGCTAG
- a CDS encoding pectinesterase family protein: MTHLRSKRLPHRGRALAAVTALIASFVVGALTPAEAAAGSATESAGTARSAGAPRWSDRPHGFASLDGGTTGGAGGKVVTVTDQASLARYASAEEPYVIRVAGAIDVEPFGSDIVVTSDKTIIGVGDTGEIVHGELHLNPGTSNVIIRNLTIRDSYVEGDWDGKTTDFDAIQMDTVDHVWIDHNRFERMGDGLLDIRKDSRYVTVSYNQFKNHNKALGIGWTTNVQTEITIDHNWFTGTKQRNPSADNCAYAHLYNNYLSAQVSDGDPVWTYGNWSRGRTKMVIENSYYDGVQHPYQADATAELVQRGSILKNVGGRQEAWGAAFDPKDFYAYRLDRAAAVPALVTRFSGPQKGIGANTVLNVPGDYATVQAAVDAVPAGNDGTVTLRIAPGTYRAKVLVPANKPNLVLQGTGQDRSDTVIVHDTPAEYGGSNGSATVRILASDVTARNLTFSNDFDEAAHELKGEQALAVKTTGDRIVFENTAFLGNQDTLMTDSPRLDVISRVYIRDSYIEGDVDFVYGRATTVIERSLIKALSRGSNSNNGYITAASTWKDNPYGFLITRSKVVSDAPAGTYHLGRPWHPGGEPNAIAQVLFRETELPAAVKSSPWTDMSGFSWKDARFTEYRTYGPGAGVTADRPQLDGSDASTYTVTKYLAGTDGWAPHRRRAGH; the protein is encoded by the coding sequence ATGACGCACCTCCGTAGCAAGCGCTTGCCGCACCGAGGGAGAGCCTTAGCCGCCGTCACCGCCCTGATCGCCTCGTTCGTCGTCGGCGCGCTCACCCCGGCGGAGGCCGCGGCCGGGTCTGCCACCGAGTCCGCCGGGACCGCCCGGTCCGCGGGGGCACCTCGCTGGAGTGACCGGCCGCACGGCTTCGCCTCCCTCGACGGCGGTACCACCGGTGGCGCGGGCGGCAAGGTCGTGACCGTCACCGACCAGGCCTCGCTGGCGAGGTACGCCTCCGCCGAGGAGCCGTACGTCATCCGGGTGGCCGGGGCGATCGATGTCGAGCCCTTCGGCTCGGACATCGTCGTGACCTCGGACAAGACGATCATCGGCGTCGGCGACACCGGCGAGATCGTCCACGGTGAGCTGCACCTCAACCCCGGTACCAGCAACGTCATCATCCGCAACCTGACGATCCGCGACAGCTACGTCGAGGGCGACTGGGACGGCAAGACGACCGACTTCGACGCGATCCAGATGGACACCGTCGACCATGTCTGGATCGACCACAACCGCTTCGAGCGCATGGGCGACGGACTCCTCGACATCCGCAAGGACAGCCGGTACGTCACCGTCTCCTACAACCAGTTCAAGAACCACAACAAGGCCCTCGGCATCGGCTGGACGACCAACGTGCAGACCGAGATCACCATCGACCACAACTGGTTCACCGGCACGAAGCAGCGCAACCCCTCCGCCGACAACTGCGCCTACGCGCACCTCTACAACAACTACCTGTCGGCGCAGGTGTCCGACGGCGACCCCGTGTGGACGTACGGGAACTGGTCGCGCGGCAGGACGAAGATGGTCATCGAGAACAGCTACTACGACGGGGTCCAGCACCCCTACCAGGCCGACGCCACCGCCGAGTTGGTGCAGCGCGGGTCGATCCTGAAGAACGTCGGCGGGCGGCAGGAGGCGTGGGGCGCGGCCTTCGACCCGAAGGACTTCTACGCCTACCGGCTCGACCGGGCCGCCGCCGTCCCCGCGCTGGTCACGCGCTTCTCGGGCCCGCAGAAGGGCATCGGCGCGAACACCGTGCTGAACGTCCCGGGTGACTACGCGACCGTGCAGGCCGCCGTCGACGCCGTGCCCGCCGGCAACGACGGCACCGTCACCCTCCGCATCGCGCCCGGCACCTACCGCGCGAAGGTCCTCGTCCCCGCGAACAAGCCGAACCTGGTGCTGCAGGGGACTGGACAAGATCGCTCGGACACCGTCATCGTCCACGACACGCCCGCCGAGTACGGCGGCTCCAACGGCAGCGCCACCGTGCGGATCCTCGCCAGTGACGTGACCGCCCGCAACCTCACCTTCAGCAACGACTTCGACGAGGCCGCGCACGAGCTGAAGGGCGAGCAGGCGCTGGCGGTGAAGACGACCGGCGACCGGATCGTCTTCGAGAACACGGCCTTCCTGGGCAACCAGGACACCCTGATGACCGACAGCCCCAGGCTCGACGTCATCAGCCGGGTCTACATCCGCGACTCGTACATCGAGGGCGATGTCGACTTCGTCTACGGCCGCGCCACGACGGTGATCGAGCGCTCCCTGATCAAGGCGCTCAGCCGGGGCTCGAACAGCAACAACGGCTACATCACGGCCGCCTCGACCTGGAAGGACAACCCGTACGGCTTCCTGATCACCAGATCGAAGGTCGTCAGCGACGCGCCCGCCGGGACCTACCACCTCGGCCGGCCCTGGCACCCGGGCGGCGAGCCGAACGCCATCGCCCAGGTGCTGTTCCGGGAGACCGAGCTGCCCGCCGCCGTCAAGTCGTCCCCGTGGACGGACATGAGCGGGTTCTCGTGGAAGGACGCGCGGTTCACGGAGTACCGGACGTACGGGCCGGGGGCCGGTGTGACCGCCGACCGGCCGCAGCTCGACGGCTCGGACGCCTCCACCTACACGGTCACCAAGTACCTCGCGGGGACGGACGGCTGGGCGCCGCATCGCAGGCGCGCCGGCCACTGA
- a CDS encoding glycoside hydrolase family 43 protein: MSAISGAFATTAGASATAATAAAPAFSADQGDGTYRNPVLDADWSDPDVLRVADDFYMTASSFGRAPGLPLLHSRDLVNWTLVGHALQLLEPAAEFRVPRHDCGVWAPSLRHFDDRFWIFWGDPDHGIFQVNAPGIRGPWTRPHLVKEGKGLIDPCPLWDEETGEAYLVHAWAKSRSGTKNRLTGHRMRPDGTGLLDEGKVIVDADRLPGWFTLEGPKIYHHDGWYWIFAPAGGVETGWQGVFRSRGFFGPYEERIALEQKDTEVNGPHQGGWVRTAADEDWFLHFQQRGAYGRVVHLQPMRWAPDGWPVLGDEGAPVAVHRKPELPPQPPAAPVTDDDFPGGRFGRQWQWTANPQDGWATQHSGDGLRLTCVRSVHAHDLRKLANVLTQRLPGIPAVIEVELRLDSEEAGVRAGLAVLGDAFRWIGLQRGADGTVHLVHRFAETVAERERDADHPRPAPEGRARLRIETSAGARCRFSYDVGEGWEPSGQVFAATPWRWVGALLGLFAVAPTGQGHAGAATFTQFRITATRATTA, translated from the coding sequence GTGAGCGCGATATCCGGTGCCTTCGCCACCACGGCCGGTGCGTCCGCCACCGCCGCCACGGCCGCCGCGCCCGCGTTCTCCGCCGACCAGGGCGACGGCACCTACCGCAACCCGGTCCTCGACGCCGACTGGTCCGACCCCGACGTCCTGCGCGTGGCCGACGACTTCTATATGACCGCCTCCAGCTTCGGCCGGGCCCCGGGTCTTCCCCTGCTCCACTCCCGGGACCTGGTCAACTGGACGCTCGTCGGCCACGCGCTGCAACTCCTGGAACCGGCGGCCGAGTTCAGGGTCCCGCGCCACGACTGCGGGGTGTGGGCGCCCTCGCTGCGGCACTTCGACGACCGGTTCTGGATCTTCTGGGGCGACCCCGACCACGGAATCTTCCAGGTCAACGCCCCCGGAATCCGGGGACCTTGGACCCGCCCGCACCTGGTCAAGGAGGGCAAGGGGCTGATCGACCCCTGCCCGCTGTGGGACGAGGAGACCGGCGAGGCGTACCTCGTGCATGCCTGGGCCAAGTCCCGCTCCGGGACGAAGAACCGGCTCACCGGGCACCGTATGCGGCCCGACGGCACCGGGCTGCTCGACGAGGGCAAGGTGATCGTCGACGCGGACCGGCTCCCGGGCTGGTTCACGCTGGAAGGGCCCAAGATCTACCACCACGACGGCTGGTACTGGATCTTCGCCCCCGCCGGGGGAGTGGAGACCGGCTGGCAGGGCGTCTTCCGCTCCCGCGGGTTCTTCGGGCCGTACGAGGAGCGGATCGCCCTGGAGCAGAAGGACACCGAGGTCAACGGGCCGCACCAGGGCGGCTGGGTGCGCACGGCGGCCGACGAGGACTGGTTCCTGCACTTCCAGCAGCGAGGCGCGTACGGCCGGGTCGTCCACCTCCAGCCGATGCGCTGGGCCCCGGACGGCTGGCCCGTGCTCGGCGACGAGGGCGCCCCCGTCGCCGTGCACCGCAAGCCGGAGCTGCCGCCGCAGCCGCCGGCCGCGCCCGTCACCGACGACGACTTCCCCGGCGGCCGCTTCGGACGCCAGTGGCAGTGGACCGCGAACCCCCAGGACGGCTGGGCCACCCAGCACTCCGGGGACGGGCTGCGGCTCACGTGCGTGCGCTCCGTGCACGCGCATGACCTGCGGAAACTGGCGAATGTGCTCACGCAGCGGCTGCCGGGGATCCCTGCGGTCATCGAGGTGGAGCTGAGGCTCGACAGCGAGGAGGCGGGCGTGCGGGCGGGGCTCGCCGTGCTCGGGGACGCGTTCCGCTGGATCGGACTCCAGCGGGGTGCCGACGGGACCGTGCACCTCGTCCACCGGTTCGCCGAGACCGTTGCCGAGAGGGAACGGGACGCCGATCATCCGCGCCCGGCACCCGAGGGGCGGGCCCGGCTACGGATCGAGACCTCGGCCGGGGCGCGCTGCCGCTTCTCCTACGACGTGGGGGAGGGGTGGGAGCCCTCGGGACAGGTCTTCGCCGCCACCCCCTGGCGCTGGGTCGGCGCTCTGCTCGGCCTCTTCGCGGTCGCGCCCACCGGCCAGGGACACGCCGGGGCGGCCACGTTCACGCAGTTCCGGATCACCGCCACGCGAGCCACGACCGCCTGA